A genome region from Nocardia sp. NBC_01730 includes the following:
- the nuoI gene encoding NADH-quinone oxidoreductase subunit NuoI, which produces MFKRPNTEFYPEQKVPTAPRYHGRHQLNRHPDGLEKCIGCELCAWACPADAIYVEGADNTEAERYSPGERYGRVYQINYLRCIGCGLCIEACPTRALTMTNDYELTDDNRADLIYEKDQLLAPMQPGMTAPPHAMYPGADEADYYLGNVPGSPRETAAVDPGQPAPAGAKGAVR; this is translated from the coding sequence ATGTTCAAAAGGCCCAACACCGAGTTCTATCCAGAGCAGAAGGTGCCCACCGCGCCTCGCTACCACGGCAGGCATCAGCTCAACCGGCACCCGGACGGCCTGGAGAAGTGCATCGGCTGCGAACTGTGCGCATGGGCCTGCCCCGCCGACGCGATCTACGTGGAAGGCGCCGACAACACCGAGGCGGAGCGCTATTCGCCAGGTGAACGCTACGGCCGGGTCTACCAGATCAATTACCTGCGCTGCATCGGCTGCGGGTTGTGCATCGAGGCGTGCCCCACCCGTGCACTCACCATGACCAACGACTACGAACTCACCGACGACAACCGGGCCGACCTGATCTACGAGAAGGACCAACTGCTGGCCCCGATGCAGCCCGGCATGACCGCGCCACCGCACGCGATGTACCCCGGCGCCGACGAGGCCGACTACTACCTCGGCAACGTTCCCGGCAGCCCACGGGAAACCGCCGCCGTCGATCCCGGGCAGCCCGCCCCCGCGGGCGCGAAAGGAGCAGTGCGGTGA
- a CDS encoding NADH-quinone oxidoreductase subunit J: protein MTDLILAAEPLTRTSTGEAVQFWILAPLAVIGALGMVFAPKAVYSAMCLAATMITLAAFYIAEDALFLGVVQIVVYTGAVMMLFLFVLMLVGVDSAESLKETIRGQRLAAAAVGLGFGLLLVGGIANGVRDSGIPFPASGFAGRDVIGELAELIFVRYVWAFELTGALLITATIGAMVLAHREQFGPRMSQREVSRRRFREAGHRATPLPTPGVYARHNAVDVPAQLPDGSFEELSVSTILRHRRTRALTEAAVLSVGTASPSNGTENQSDEEGNR, encoded by the coding sequence GTGACCGACCTGATCCTGGCCGCGGAGCCATTGACCCGCACCTCCACCGGAGAAGCCGTCCAATTCTGGATCCTGGCCCCACTGGCGGTGATCGGCGCGCTCGGCATGGTGTTCGCGCCCAAGGCCGTGTACTCCGCGATGTGCCTGGCCGCGACGATGATCACGCTGGCCGCGTTCTACATCGCCGAGGATGCGCTGTTCCTCGGCGTCGTGCAGATCGTGGTCTACACCGGCGCGGTAATGATGCTGTTCTTGTTCGTGCTGATGCTCGTCGGCGTCGACTCCGCCGAATCGCTGAAGGAAACCATCCGCGGCCAGCGCCTCGCCGCCGCCGCGGTAGGCCTCGGCTTCGGCCTGCTGCTGGTCGGCGGCATCGCCAACGGTGTGCGTGACTCCGGAATCCCCTTCCCCGCCAGTGGTTTCGCGGGCCGCGACGTGATCGGCGAGCTCGCCGAGCTGATCTTCGTGCGCTATGTGTGGGCCTTCGAGCTCACCGGCGCCCTCTTGATCACCGCCACCATCGGCGCGATGGTGCTCGCCCACCGCGAACAGTTCGGGCCGCGGATGAGCCAGCGCGAGGTGTCCCGCCGCCGGTTCCGCGAAGCGGGCCACCGCGCCACTCCGTTGCCCACTCCCGGCGTGTACGCCCGGCACAACGCGGTGGACGTCCCGGCACAACTGCCCGACGGCTCCTTCGAGGAACTCTCGGTCAGCACCATCCTGCGGCACCGTCGCACCAGGGCGCTCACCGAAGCGGCCGTCCTCTCGGTCGGCACCGCGAGCCCATCGAACGGGACCGAGAACCAGAGCGACGAGGAAGGCAATCGGTGA
- the nuoK gene encoding NADH-quinone oxidoreductase subunit NuoK — MNPENYLFLSALLFTIGAAGVLLRRNAIVVFMCIELMLNAVNLAFVTFARLHANLDGQVFAFFTMVVAAAEVVVGLAIIMTIFRARRSTSVDDANLLKF; from the coding sequence GTGAATCCAGAGAACTACCTGTTCCTGTCCGCCCTGCTGTTCACGATCGGCGCGGCCGGCGTACTGCTGCGGCGTAACGCCATCGTGGTGTTCATGTGCATCGAGCTGATGCTCAACGCGGTGAACCTCGCATTCGTCACCTTCGCCAGGTTGCATGCCAACCTGGACGGCCAAGTGTTCGCGTTCTTCACCATGGTGGTCGCCGCGGCCGAGGTCGTCGTCGGTCTGGCCATCATCATGACCATCTTCCGCGCCCGCCGCTCGACCTCGGTCGACGACGCCAACCTGCTGAAGTTCTGA
- the nuoL gene encoding NADH-quinone oxidoreductase subunit L: MDTATLWLLPALPLAGAIVLLLTGRYSGAWGHLLGTTMALASFVVAGIAFFAMLGRDTAARAVHTDLFSWVPVAGLQVDFGLQLDQLSVCFALLITGVGSLIHVYSIGYMSHDPARRRFFAYLNLFLAAMLLLVLANNYLVLYLGWEGVGLASYLLIGFWHEKPSAATAAKKAFVVNRVGDIGLAIAMMIMFATFGSIGFGDVFGAAPAAGEGTLTAIGLLLLLAACGKSAQVPLQSWLGDAMEGPTPVSALIHAATMVTAGVYLIARSNPIFDLAPNARLGVVLVGAVTLLFGAIVGCAKDDIKKALAASTMSQIGYMVLAAGLGPAGYAVAIMHLLTHGFFKAGLFLGAGSVMHAMDDETDMRHYGGLRTLLPITYVTFGLGYLAIIGVPPFAGFFSKDRIIEAAFNQGGTSGLALGTVTLLGAGLTAFYMTRVMLMTFFGERRWKPDTHPHEPPAVMTGPMILLAVGSVGAGALFVLGSSLQNWLEPVVGAHHGEEAVPAAVVTTLALLVVAVGVAVAYYRYAQREVPQAAPETVSTLTVAARRDLYGDVFNEATFMRPGRHLTRALVFLDNRGIDGIVNGTAAVIGGLSARVRRVQSGFVRSYALSMFTGAALVAAALLAVRLW; this comes from the coding sequence GTGGACACGGCAACGCTCTGGCTGCTGCCCGCCCTCCCCCTGGCGGGTGCGATCGTCCTGCTGCTCACCGGACGCTACAGCGGCGCATGGGGTCACCTGCTCGGCACAACGATGGCGCTGGCCTCCTTCGTGGTCGCCGGTATCGCGTTCTTCGCCATGCTCGGGCGCGACACCGCCGCACGTGCGGTGCACACCGATCTGTTCAGCTGGGTTCCGGTGGCAGGCCTCCAGGTCGACTTCGGGCTCCAATTGGACCAGCTCTCGGTGTGTTTCGCACTGCTGATCACCGGCGTCGGCTCGCTGATCCACGTCTACTCGATCGGCTACATGAGCCACGACCCGGCGCGGCGACGGTTCTTCGCCTACCTCAACCTGTTCCTCGCGGCCATGCTGCTGCTAGTGCTCGCGAACAACTACCTCGTGCTCTACCTCGGCTGGGAGGGCGTCGGCCTGGCGTCCTACCTGCTGATCGGGTTCTGGCACGAAAAACCATCGGCGGCAACGGCGGCCAAGAAGGCGTTCGTGGTCAACCGGGTCGGCGACATAGGTCTGGCGATCGCCATGATGATCATGTTCGCGACGTTCGGATCGATCGGCTTCGGCGACGTGTTCGGCGCCGCGCCCGCCGCCGGCGAGGGCACACTCACCGCGATCGGCCTGTTGCTGCTGCTGGCCGCGTGTGGCAAGTCCGCGCAGGTGCCACTGCAGTCCTGGCTCGGCGACGCGATGGAGGGCCCCACCCCGGTGTCGGCGCTCATCCACGCAGCCACCATGGTCACTGCGGGCGTCTACCTGATCGCGCGGTCCAACCCGATCTTCGACCTCGCGCCGAACGCGCGGCTCGGGGTCGTGCTGGTCGGCGCCGTCACGCTGCTGTTCGGCGCGATAGTCGGCTGCGCCAAGGACGACATCAAGAAGGCACTGGCCGCGTCCACGATGAGCCAGATCGGTTACATGGTGCTCGCTGCGGGCCTCGGCCCGGCCGGCTACGCCGTCGCCATCATGCACCTGCTCACCCACGGATTCTTCAAAGCCGGACTGTTCCTCGGCGCCGGTTCGGTGATGCACGCGATGGACGACGAGACCGACATGCGCCACTACGGCGGCCTGCGCACGCTCCTGCCGATCACGTATGTCACCTTCGGCCTCGGCTACCTTGCCATTATCGGGGTCCCGCCGTTCGCCGGGTTCTTCTCGAAGGACCGGATCATCGAGGCGGCGTTCAACCAAGGCGGCACAAGCGGACTCGCATTGGGCACGGTGACGCTGCTCGGTGCGGGACTGACCGCGTTCTACATGACGCGCGTCATGCTGATGACCTTCTTCGGTGAGCGCCGCTGGAAACCGGATACACATCCACACGAACCGCCAGCGGTGATGACAGGACCGATGATCTTGCTCGCGGTGGGCTCGGTCGGGGCAGGCGCCCTGTTCGTCCTCGGCTCCTCGCTGCAGAACTGGCTCGAACCGGTGGTCGGCGCCCATCATGGCGAGGAAGCCGTCCCCGCGGCTGTGGTCACAACGCTCGCGCTACTGGTGGTAGCCGTCGGCGTCGCGGTCGCCTACTACCGGTACGCGCAGCGTGAGGTTCCGCAAGCCGCACCGGAAACCGTGTCGACGCTGACTGTCGCGGCGCGCAGGGACCTCTACGGCGATGTGTTCAACGAGGCGACGTTCATGCGGCCGGGACGGCATCTGACTCGGGCACTGGTCTTCCTCGACAATCGCGGCATCGACGGGATAGTCAACGGCACCGCTGCGGTGATCGGTGGGCTGTCGGCGCGGGTCCGGCGGGTGCAGTCCGGGTTCGTGCGCTCGTATGCCCTGTCCATGTTCACCGGCGCGGCCCTGGTGGCTGCCGCCCTGCTGGCGGTGAGGTTGTGGTGA
- a CDS encoding NADH-quinone oxidoreductase subunit M has translation MSDFPWLTTLWLAPIVGAAIVLVLPAARRTLARCVALGFSLVTLILGIGLAVGFDPGGAQYQFVESHQWIPAFGAGYTLGLDGIALVLVLLTAALVPLLILAGWHDEREVGSGKRVAHTYVALILLVEAMVLISFVSLDILLFYVFFEAMLIPMYFLIGGFGPRTGDVQLRQQRSRAAVKFLLYNLFGGLIMLAAVIGLYVLTAREGLGEGSSGTFDFRAVVAAANAGQLGAGPAVLNALFLGFMFAFAVKAPLWPLHTWLPDAAVAATPSSAVLMMAVVDKVGTFGMLRYCLPLFPDASGTYAPLVITLAVIGIVYGALLAIGQTDVMRLIAYTSISHFGFIILGIFAMTSQGQTGATLYMVNHGISTAALFLVAGFLVSRRGTRLIAEFGGVQKVAPVLAGTFFIAGLATLSLPGLAPFVSEFLVLVGTFTRYQFAAVVATSALVLAALYVLWLYQRMMTGPVKDGNERIYDLVPRELAVVAPLIAALLFLGVYPKVLTDFINPAVSQTLTTIGRTDPAPSTPTLPEAGSAEHPGGAHK, from the coding sequence GTGAGCGATTTTCCCTGGTTGACGACGCTGTGGTTGGCGCCGATCGTCGGAGCGGCGATCGTACTCGTGCTGCCCGCCGCGCGACGCACCCTCGCCCGCTGTGTGGCGCTGGGCTTCTCGCTGGTGACCTTGATTCTCGGTATCGGGCTCGCGGTGGGATTCGATCCCGGCGGCGCACAGTACCAGTTCGTCGAATCCCACCAATGGATTCCGGCGTTCGGCGCCGGTTACACGCTGGGCCTGGACGGGATCGCCCTGGTGCTGGTGCTGCTGACCGCGGCGCTGGTTCCGCTGCTGATCCTGGCGGGCTGGCATGACGAACGCGAGGTGGGCAGCGGCAAACGGGTCGCGCACACCTACGTTGCGCTCATCCTGCTCGTCGAGGCCATGGTGCTGATCTCCTTCGTCTCGCTGGACATCCTACTGTTCTACGTGTTCTTCGAGGCGATGCTGATCCCGATGTACTTCCTCATCGGCGGCTTCGGGCCGCGCACCGGGGATGTGCAGCTGCGTCAGCAGCGGTCGCGGGCGGCGGTGAAGTTCCTGCTGTACAACCTGTTCGGCGGATTGATCATGCTGGCTGCGGTGATCGGCTTGTACGTGCTCACCGCCCGCGAAGGGCTGGGCGAGGGATCGTCGGGCACATTCGACTTCCGCGCCGTGGTCGCGGCCGCCAACGCAGGCCAGCTCGGCGCGGGGCCCGCGGTGCTCAATGCCCTGTTCCTCGGGTTCATGTTCGCCTTCGCGGTAAAAGCACCGCTGTGGCCGCTACACACCTGGCTGCCGGACGCCGCCGTCGCGGCGACACCGTCGAGCGCGGTGCTGATGATGGCGGTGGTCGACAAGGTGGGGACGTTCGGCATGCTGCGCTACTGCCTGCCGCTGTTTCCCGACGCGTCCGGAACCTATGCGCCGCTGGTGATCACGCTCGCGGTGATCGGCATCGTCTACGGCGCGCTGCTGGCGATCGGACAGACCGACGTGATGCGGCTGATCGCCTACACCTCGATCTCCCACTTCGGCTTCATCATCCTCGGCATCTTCGCCATGACCAGCCAGGGCCAGACCGGCGCGACGCTGTACATGGTCAACCACGGCATCTCCACCGCCGCACTGTTCCTGGTGGCCGGATTCCTGGTATCGCGCCGCGGCACCCGGCTCATCGCGGAGTTCGGCGGCGTGCAGAAAGTGGCCCCGGTGCTGGCCGGCACGTTCTTCATCGCCGGTCTCGCGACCCTGTCGCTGCCCGGGCTCGCCCCGTTCGTCAGCGAATTCCTCGTGCTGGTTGGCACATTCACCCGCTACCAGTTCGCCGCGGTAGTTGCCACCAGCGCACTGGTGCTCGCCGCGCTGTATGTGTTGTGGCTATACCAGCGGATGATGACCGGACCGGTGAAGGACGGCAACGAGCGGATCTACGACCTAGTGCCCCGGGAACTCGCCGTGGTGGCTCCGCTGATCGCCGCGCTGCTGTTCCTCGGCGTCTACCCGAAAGTCCTGACGGACTTCATCAATCCCGCGGTGAGCCAGACGCTCACCACCATCGGCCGGACCGATCCCGCGCCGTCGACACCCACGCTGCCCGAGGCAGGTTCGGCCGAACACCCCGGAGGTGCCCACAAATGA
- the nuoN gene encoding NADH-quinone oxidoreductase subunit NuoN — MLIVFGAAVLGVLVEAFLERRYRYGTHLVLSLVGLVAALVAVVALAGTESTAIAGAVAIDGFSLFLQGTILVVSILGVLLIAERGAEPRVEARTGPGTWSLAAATLGHGVDAFTPQASAVPGSATEAAALRAGVATTEVFPLTLLAVGGLMLFPASNDLLTMFVALEVLSLPLYLLCGLARRSRLLSQEASLKYFLLGAFSSAFFLYGVALLYGQAGTVRLGGIADAIAQHPDNAMLALLGVAMLAVGLLFKIGAVPFQSWVPDVYQGAPTPITGFMAAATKIAAVGALLRVLQVAVPGLRDDWRPILAAVAIATMAVGAVMAITQTDVKRMLAYSSVAHAGFILIGLAAANDRGVAAVLFYLLAYGLGTLGAFAVVSLVRESSGAEATSLPQWAGLGRRSPWLATVFALLLLSFAGLPLTSGFVSKFAVFEAAATGGATPLVIVGVICSAIAAFFYIRVIVLMFFTDPPADAPLITTPALTTTIVAVAAAATLVLGVFPQPLLDLAGRAATFIR, encoded by the coding sequence ATGCTGATCGTGTTCGGCGCCGCCGTGCTCGGTGTGCTCGTCGAGGCGTTCCTCGAGCGCCGCTACCGCTACGGCACGCACCTGGTGCTGAGTCTGGTCGGGCTGGTGGCGGCGCTGGTAGCCGTGGTGGCGCTGGCGGGCACCGAGTCCACCGCGATCGCGGGCGCCGTGGCGATCGACGGCTTCAGCCTGTTTCTACAGGGCACGATCCTGGTGGTGTCGATCCTCGGCGTCCTGCTCATCGCCGAGCGCGGCGCCGAACCCCGTGTCGAAGCCCGTACCGGCCCGGGGACATGGAGTCTGGCCGCCGCCACCCTCGGACACGGCGTGGACGCCTTCACTCCGCAGGCTTCCGCGGTGCCCGGCAGCGCGACCGAAGCTGCGGCGCTCCGCGCGGGCGTCGCGACCACTGAGGTGTTCCCGCTGACGCTGCTCGCGGTCGGTGGCCTGATGCTGTTTCCGGCGTCCAACGACCTGCTCACCATGTTCGTCGCACTCGAGGTGCTGTCGCTGCCGCTGTATCTGCTGTGTGGGCTGGCGCGGCGCAGCCGGCTGCTCTCGCAGGAGGCGTCGCTGAAGTATTTCCTGCTCGGCGCGTTCTCCTCGGCGTTCTTCCTCTACGGTGTCGCGCTGCTCTATGGGCAGGCAGGCACGGTGCGGCTCGGCGGGATCGCGGACGCTATCGCTCAGCACCCGGACAACGCGATGCTGGCGCTGCTCGGAGTCGCGATGCTCGCGGTCGGCCTGCTGTTCAAGATCGGTGCCGTGCCGTTCCAGTCGTGGGTGCCGGACGTGTACCAGGGCGCGCCCACCCCGATTACGGGCTTCATGGCCGCGGCAACCAAAATCGCGGCAGTCGGCGCGTTGCTGCGTGTCCTGCAGGTCGCGGTGCCGGGATTGCGCGACGACTGGCGCCCGATCCTGGCGGCCGTCGCGATCGCCACCATGGCGGTCGGCGCGGTCATGGCAATCACGCAGACCGACGTCAAGCGCATGCTCGCGTATTCTTCGGTGGCCCATGCCGGTTTCATCCTCATCGGCTTGGCGGCGGCGAACGATCGCGGTGTCGCGGCGGTGCTGTTCTATCTGCTGGCCTACGGCCTAGGCACGCTCGGCGCATTCGCGGTGGTCAGCCTGGTCCGCGAATCCTCCGGCGCCGAGGCCACCAGCCTGCCCCAGTGGGCCGGGCTCGGCCGCCGCTCCCCTTGGCTGGCTACGGTTTTCGCACTGTTGCTGCTTTCCTTTGCGGGCCTGCCGCTCACCAGCGGGTTCGTCAGCAAGTTCGCCGTCTTCGAAGCCGCGGCCACGGGCGGCGCGACGCCGCTGGTGATCGTCGGCGTGATCTGCAGTGCCATCGCGGCGTTCTTCTACATTCGCGTAATCGTGCTGATGTTCTTCACCGACCCGCCCGCCGACGCTCCGCTGATCACCACCCCTGCGCTCACCACGACGATCGTGGCCGTCGCTGCGGCGGCTACCCTCGTGCTCGGCGTGTTCCCGCAGCCGCTGCTCGATTTGGCTGGTCGGGCGGCGACGTTCATCCGCTGA
- a CDS encoding recombinase family protein, producing the protein MRLPDPKREDRREVPHHTPRFVLVPALREELDVPVPADRRPGRTWTQGPTLTVVPAPATERPVRIGYARTSTARQELASQLEALRRAECHKIFHEQISTRVRVRPELEKALALAHQFKEAAPETPVMFTVHELKRLARNAAELMALSAELQTGGIQLELLTGPLTGIYDPNGMGAMFFAVLAGAGQIERNYIREKTLEGQAIAASKGNHGGRPKVIDDDSLTFALALKNKGIPVPDIAKKLTIKTGKNAGESPSVASLYRASAEAEHTAADDGLPIRPKPARIGRPAHTRRNRPPRPPPGPGSPASRRPVASRNPQRRTYP; encoded by the coding sequence ATGCGCCTGCCGGACCCGAAGCGGGAAGACCGCCGCGAAGTACCACACCACACCCCACGCTTCGTCCTGGTGCCCGCACTGCGCGAGGAACTCGACGTGCCGGTGCCCGCCGATCGTCGCCCTGGCCGAACCTGGACGCAAGGCCCTACGCTGACCGTGGTTCCGGCACCGGCAACCGAACGGCCGGTGCGGATCGGCTACGCCAGAACATCGACCGCCCGCCAAGAGCTGGCCAGTCAGCTCGAAGCTCTCCGCCGGGCCGAATGCCACAAGATCTTTCACGAGCAGATCAGCACCCGCGTCAGGGTCCGGCCCGAGTTGGAGAAGGCGCTTGCGCTGGCCCACCAGTTCAAAGAGGCCGCACCCGAGACACCGGTCATGTTTACCGTCCACGAGCTCAAGCGCCTGGCCCGCAACGCTGCCGAACTGATGGCGCTGTCCGCCGAACTCCAGACCGGCGGCATCCAGCTCGAACTCCTCACCGGCCCACTCACCGGCATCTACGACCCCAACGGCATGGGCGCGATGTTTTTCGCGGTCCTCGCCGGCGCCGGGCAGATCGAACGCAACTACATCCGAGAAAAAACCCTCGAAGGCCAAGCCATCGCCGCCTCCAAGGGCAACCACGGCGGCCGGCCCAAGGTCATCGACGACGACTCGCTCACCTTCGCCCTCGCACTGAAGAACAAAGGCATCCCGGTCCCGGACATCGCGAAAAAGCTCACCATCAAGACCGGGAAGAACGCAGGCGAATCCCCGTCCGTCGCCTCCCTTTACCGGGCGTCCGCGGAAGCCGAACACACCGCCGCGGACGACGGCCTGCCGATCCGGCCGAAACCCGCCCGCATTGGTCGTCCCGCTCACACCCGAAGAAACCGACCTCCGCGACCGCCTCCAGGCCCAGGTTCTCCAGCGTCCAGAAGACCAGTAGCCAGCCGGAACCCTCAACGCCGCACCTATCCCTGA